The nucleotide sequence CATAATACAACTGATCAAATTTTCACGCTTGTGTTTCTAGGTGTGACATGTACGTAGAAACAACTAGAGAATCCAAATAAGTTGAAAGTTATCAGGTGTGATCAGTCATTTCGACGAATGTGCTTGATGGATCAAGTTATTGAGAAATCATTGGATGCCCCTGTATTTAAGAGTAGTCCTTTAATTTGCATGCTGTTAGTTCATCCACTTTGCATATCACATAGTACATTACTTGTTGTACCGATGTTCGTTATCATGAAGCACATACACATATCATATTATTAGGTTGGTCAAGGGTTTATGTTTGGGACTGTGTTGTCATTGGTGTCCATGGTCCTTCCGTAAGTGATTTCAGTTAAGGCAATAGCTGTTCAGTTTTGAAATACAGATTGAAAGGAAAATCATTCAAAACGCGGTCACGTTTGTTGCACATAACAAAATTACaactatttacattttttatatttaactcCTATTATTTTCTTGTGCTTTAATTGAGAAAACAGATACCCCAGCTTTGTCAATAAACTAAAGGTGCATATCGAAACATCTTCTTATTGTGGTTGAAACAGAAAGTAATTGAAGCTAATGTTTCAGCACATAGGGGTGCAGGGTTTGACGTTCTAATCAAACAAGCAACAGGATTTCGTTAGTAAACGACCATATGAATACATTTATAGAGTGTATTGAATTTTCATTGTATGTTATTTCTCAAGCATTGCAGTGAATATTTAGTTTCGTTATAGTCGATGAATGAGTGCATGCCATAAATTTCATTACAAttataatattacaattaaCAAGACTCTATTTGATCCGAGTTATTTTGTAGAAATTTCCGTTTCTATTAAAGGCAACCGAATGTGTCCCCAAAGGGATGGAAGTAGAAATTAACGATTAGTTGTAAAGTGCGGTATCAAAAAAACATAGCAAATGATGAGGAAGAGAAAACAGCTAACAGACAAAAGAAGCAAAACCAGCAAGGAAATGAGCATACCCATGAATTCGATTTGAGAGGATGTCGGTAATCGACCTAATAAAAacttaatttaaagaaaaccgGCCACCGTAAGTCCGTACGATAAGACAAGATAGATCAATGAATAGAAAACTGCGTATAGTGGTGACGAATTCAATAGTTTATTACAAAGTATTTCGAAAACACCCAATGATATCTCTACTATACTATTCTTTAGAACGAGGAAAACAAACTCTTAACTGTTTGATTATAGACATAAGACAAATATACAAATCACTAAATGGTATTACAGGTTAAACATAATGACAGTGACAATTGTCATGTGTTTAATGTTTGTTATACTCTACTGCAAGTCAGAGCAGgcctgtatttttttttgtagttctTCAATACTCTGGTTAATCCTTTAGCTTAGTAGAGTGTGTAATCACACCATATAATTTTACATATGCAGCTCTTAAAATTGAACTGTTTCTTTGCATTTCTGTTTGCTATATATTACAGCGTGTCACGAAAAATATGTCATTACAACAAAGACGTTAAAGACAGATAAGAGCTAGGTCTATCGTCGTTAGAATAAGAAGTGATTTCGAAGCGTATTATTACGTAATACTTACTTTGTACAATATAATGACTGACCACGAAATACATGCAAATGTAACATACCATGCCATAGCGATCGTTGATCATTATCAATTTATAATCGAGGAACTCCTACATTAGTTGTTCATTAAACAGTCTTTACATCTAAGCTATTCAGATGATAAACCGACAGCATACCTTAATTTTGTTCCAGAATACACAATCCTGAGAGCATTTTGCGTAGTATTCCTTATGTCATTTATCGAGATCAAGCGAGTGTATATACTGAATAGCTATTTCATGTTCAGCATTCTGCGTTTGCACTTTTGGAGCAAATATGAGTACAATAAGTttaaaaacagataaaacaAAGTGACGACAAAAGAACCTCAGTGACAATATAAACAAGTAGTAACTACGGTTAAAATGCTATCTGATTAATGTAGCTgacttcaacaacaacaaacaagacAACAGGACAAGTTGATGAGCAACGTTTACTATTTTAGTAGACTACGTTTCATATTTGACGCCGCGGGGTTTACCCATTCAACAGTGAATGTGTTATTCATTAGACTGCTTCTTAGTTGAGCGCAATGATTGCCGACTTCTGGGAGGTAAGGCGTTCTTTCGAGTTACGCAGGCAatttatttgaattacaatTTTGACATACTTCGTCCTCTAAATGACGTCTCTCGGATTTCTGTGATAACATgaaaattttttatttatttaaatgttaAGCTAATAAGATGTGTATTTACAATGTTCGTTTGGCTGATGGTCAATTCATAAAAAGGGCGACAAGTCAATTTTTTCACCCATGCCAATGAAGTTCttagaaaaaatatttaaaatgctaACATAATATACATTATCATTCTATAATAGAATCTGGGTTGTGAGAAAGGGactttacaaataaacacatttaaCTATTAACAAAATAGTATTTCTTAGTCAGGTTAATATTCCGAGACCTTAAATGAAGAAATATCCATATCGCTTTAAAGTCGACACTATAGATGTGTAGATGTGACACCAATTCATAATTACATGGAAAGGTAATCGATGTAGTTTCTTTGACACCGTCTTTTGATGTAACGATATGCGGGAAGTATTGCCTCACCTGTAATTCAAATGAGAGAAATAACGTTATAGTCCGCTTGTTAGAGAATatacaaataaacttgaaaagtcATAACTTCAAGCAACACGCGAAGCTATCAATTTACATTACTGCATCGTTTATTCAACATCAATGTTACTGTTATCTGTTAAATAGCACggagtttttcttcatttgttttaaatattgaataaaaagtttaaattttctCGCAGATATTCTTAATGATATTCATGCAAATAAAATtctaataaaatatttcaagaataaaactaaaattaCTGTTTTCTAAAGTGTATACTCGATAACGAAGAATTATTAATGTTAGTTTGTAGTCTAACTTCACTAATAGTTTCTCCATCTGACACTTTTGAGGAGGATACAAGTTTTAATGTTGTCTAGAACTTATGATTATCGATATTCGTTCAAAGTTTGCTGTCTATTTTCCATTTACACCAACAATGTTGATGTTGTTTTCTAGGCAGAGATCTAGAATATTATTTCCAATTTGTTTTGAGAAAAGTCGTACCTGTAACAATAACTACAATAGCTGCGTCTAAAGTTATGATACCAATTGATATGTAATTTCCGTAGTCACTGGAGATAGGAACAGCAGCGAAAAGAACGTTCACAAAAATCACAGCCAGGGAAAAGAGCTGAAAGGAGGAAATGTGtggatataaagaaaatcagtGACTTTATATGTGCGCACTTGCAATCGTTTGTATTCAATGTATTTGCTTTGATAAGCAAGATGCCGTTTAACTAGTAGAGTACTTTACGTGATCTTGACACTTTGTAGTCTCATGCAATGCCTGAAAATCAGTAATGGTTGAACTCGTTACAGAAGAAGCGGTCTCGTGACCACTAAAAAGTGGTCATGTGAGGACAACTGAGGGTATTTCCAAATTAGACTTTACGATTACTAACTATATCACTAACATAAATGACTCATCCTACGTTGCGACACTAAACACTGGTACAGGAGTTCCTGGAGCAATGCTaactttgaaaattaaaatcacATGCATTTAAAGTTAGTTGCAGCTGCTGTTTTATCAATAGTACCATCAAATATTGATGGAAAAAGATGCTTTTAGCCAACATGACAAATATTGTATTTACGAACCACGATATTCATTCATAAGTATAGGTATATCACGCTCTGGCAATCATACCGTTTTATCTAAACGAGAAACAGTTTAGAATTTGCAATGTATCAATTTCCAGGTTTAAATACTTTAAATAGCCGATGTGACAATTATATCGCTTACTAATAGGGACAAAACTCACCTGTAACCGTTGTTCAAATGGGCTCTTCATTGGTGAAAACTTCACGTGGAGTGTGAGGAACAACACAGATACACCGATGGTAATAAACTTGGTCAGTGGATCATCCCATCCTAGTAATGTAGGCAACATTGTCTGCGTAACCTTTCTGACAAGTTCCAGAATTTCCCAAAACCAAAATCCGGGCTTGAAATTCTCACAGAGAAAGTTCAGCCAGACGGAAATGGCACGAGTTTCTTCGTTATTCTCACTACTGTTCAGTGCTATGGGCTCGCTCATTAAGCTATCTACACTGTTGAGAAGGTCTGTGTCTGGTTCAGAGATATGGTCGTAATCACGCTGTCTCTTGATATATTTACTCAAAAAAAGTAAGAGCAATAGAGGAAAAGATATAACATAGAGAAGAGTGGCAAGGAGAGCAAATATCTGATAATAGAGGAGATCACTACAGACAATGTCATAATCAGCGCGAAGCAGAGTGattgaaatatcattttcttcGTAAATCGAAAATGTATCACAGGCACCAGGGAACAAACTGAATATGACGTCACACGTTGATGGATATGTCACAAACAGAATTAACAGGACATACGTTGATAGTGCAGATCTCGTTTTGGCAAGCCTAAGTTTCAGATCATGCGCATTGTAGCGTTTTCTGTACTTAAAATAGACTCTTAAAATGTGTTGACAAGCAAACGCAATCAAAATTACGACAATGGGAAACAAGAGAGCGATTGTAAATTCGAGCTTAGGATCCAATGAAAGTTTCTCGTGTAAGCAATGTTGTTTCACAATCAAccttaaaatgttaaattcaaGTAACGAAATCCATTCTCCAACATAATGTAATACTCCAGCCCAACTGACACTGTGAAATGCCTCGAATAGCTTGCCAACAACCTGATAAAAACCTAGAACAATTTTGACCCTAGATGATACAATGTCTGCTATGGTTCTCCCTTCTTCTGAGCGATTCTGCTTCTTGCTATTCATCATCACAAACACTAGGAATATGATGAAAATACAAACAGTCATACTGATTTTAAAACAAACCCATACAATATTTGGACAAGGAAGGCAAAATCCTAAGACAGAATAATACCCCTTCACACACTTACTACAGAGCCATCCTCTGTAACCCACCGCACATGAACCAGCAATTCCATCAACCTCATGACTGTTATAATTCACACAGTTTTCAGGTCTTGAACAAGCAAATACTCTGGGAATCAATTGTTCATATTCAACGGTGGATTGATCGTAATGTACGTTTTTAGTTTGTAGATTCAGTACAAACTTAGAATATTTCATTAAGCTGGCATTGGGAAAAGTCCAATTCCAGTAATAGCCTGGTAAAAGAGCCTTGTAATCTTGAGAACAATTCAATCCTTCTTCTAGACATACTGAGCATTTCTCGAATCGATGTAAGCGAGTGTAGTTCTCTTTGCAGAGACAGGCTCGGTATCCAGCGAAAGTACTTTGTTTAGTTCCTTCGGGACACAATATGCACTGCGTTGCTGACGAGCCATTTCCAGTTTTAACGAAGCTACCGTTATGACAGTGAAGACACGAATTGGTTCCGATATCATCTTGATAAAAACCACCTATATGAGAAGAAGAATGCTACTGATAAATATAATCAATCTGTTTAATTCCACTGGAGGTTTAAGCTAAGGCATAATATAGTGCAATAATTTAATAAGCTCCAATACTCGGTTTCAGGTACTTTTGTCTTCGTAGACGTTGTTGACCTAAATGGTTGTAGACCTACTTTTTTAACTAGACTCAGTTTGCAGCATTTCACCTTTAAACGTCGATTTTGTACTGGCAGAGAACCAAAATACCACCCACTCCTTTCTTCGCCGTCATTTTCCTCTGCTGTTTCTATTAGGTGCATGATCACGGCTTCATCAGTCGGGCGTTTATAATCCCTCCTCCCAACTTTGAAAACCTGTTCACACTACTGGTACATTTAAGCAGGGTTTTAAGCATTCACTTACCTGCAGGGCAAGGAGTACATTGACCACTTGCGTTGCCATAGCTACCAGGGGGACAAGGTCGACATATGGCTCTACCACGTTTCAAAGAACAGTCAAAGCCTTGGTGTCTTAGGACCTCATAAAAGACATCTCCAGATCGACTGAACGTTAGTGTAGGAACAAAACTGTTGGTAACGCAttcactttgaaaaaaaaagaaacgatTACAAATGCCTTCGATTGCAAatgccttttttgttttttattttttataagtaGGTTAGATGAATGCAGAGTTGATAATAAAgcttttttaaatgtttacgaAGCCTCTGCTTACTGTACTGTTCTGTTTGTATTAGGACTGTGTGTATAAACACTTATGTGATAAACGAACGAACACATTGAGCATTCAGAAAGGTATAGCGTTTTTTCAGATATATCTTGCTCTCTCAAAGAGACTTCCATGATAAATcaacacataaatatataacgaAAAGAGGAGTTGCagtgattttgttttatgtatcCCAGATTCGTGATTACACATCTGCCTCACTCTCCTCTTCGTACTTACGTTGTTGAGTGCAATAATATGGTGATtaacagaaatcaaattttgaTCATAAATTCCATGAAGAATTAACTTATTTTCCACAGTTATACATTGTTATACTTGGTGATGCTCTGCAGAAAATGTAGATGCTCTGCAGCTGGCGTTGTGGTCATGTGGTTGAGGCAGTGGGCGTGTGATCTAAGGACtacaccctatgggaagtcccccgggggacacgtgacTGTGGTCCACTTTGGTGCCCAGGAGatattgattgaattgtgcacacattggtgtgtaggtgtgacaagttaccaatatGTTgcaaagtcgtgtgagaggacCTTGGGTTTGAACAAGACTAAACatcaaagagaaaagaaaaggaaacaaagatAACCACAGCTTAGCAGATAAGGTGACAAGTCTTCCTCACTTCATCCTATTGGTGTCGTTGATGGCATGATATGGTGATTAGCAGTTCATCAAATACCTAACTACTTTTCTTAACCAACCGCCATTAAGAAAtcttgtaaaataaataaataaataagaatttCCTTTTTTCAATACCTTGTGATATTTCTGCTTGACATCGGTAAAGACTTCAGGTAACCACAGCTAAGCAGTCTGTTAGGATTAACAATGATGAAAACATATATTCTGTGAGTTATTATCTGTTCGTGTGGAATCTTGAAGTGAACAACTGATGTATGGAAAATGTAGGAATCATATGTTGTGGTATGAAACactatattttgatattttattgatGTTGTGTTCGATCGATACTGGAAAGTCAACCCACCTAAAAGTGCACCGTTAAAAGAAACGATGAGATTAGACATAACATTTACAAGTGTAGTCAAGCAGCATCAATCTACCGAACACATATTCCAATGTGCAGGCTTACAGCCAATGGAgtgaaatatgtaaatatatggaCAATGTCTTATCTTGTATAAATAAACCATGGCCTCGACAGAATGCACAGAAGTTACAATGTCTTAATTAATGCAAGAAAACGTCAGATTTCAACTTACAGTTTCATGTTATGGGGCATATCTTCGAGCGCATTCGCTGAGATGTATTCAAGACGGTTTTTGTAAAGATGTCTTTGATGGACATATACACAAAAAGAGAAATGACGCAGAGTTAACAAAGTTAAACATACTTTTGATGGCTACTAGCTATTcggacgaaaaaaaaaa is from Apostichopus japonicus isolate 1M-3 chromosome 16, ASM3797524v1, whole genome shotgun sequence and encodes:
- the LOC139982903 gene encoding uncharacterized protein isoform X1 codes for the protein MIQRLYSLLHRYFSRNKISHIPSDLTENKTNLENLFFEDNYITNLDSGIFDGNPSLIKLHLRNNRLKEIAEGLLLNTTQIESLELSQNFITEIPKDLFANTPHLKHVDFQGNKLSEIPDGLFSNTPALKTLTISSNLIRQLPHRLFQGLQALKSLDLQDNELTNLQCDIFIELSNVETIILSKNRIRTLCPTIFSSFKKVKEIRLDGNDIIALPENLLSKTHALEIIKLSRNGLRTLPESLLANVPNLKYVEIAHNAIRVVPEDLFERTKNLLSIIISANLIERLPRDLFAAATNVYTLLKLSHNQLRSLHEDTFSRNHKVKSIDVSYNLLREIPTGLFSKNLKIENIDLSGNRLETLPVTLLSNNNELKRLHLSDNLLTEIPPGFFKSTPKIYYLVLSNNKLHHVHQRFFNGLEIISYLSLSGNNIRQLPANLFSNITISYCIDLANNSLTEIPFGLFNYTKHDAQFLLLQRNNLTRVRNGLLDGFSRLGHIFLNNNEISEVEENAFADMPIENIYLFNNKITKFKNSSFTKTTLQSTLHLYKNRLEYISANALEDMPHNMKLLLSCGYLKSLPMSSRNITSECVTNSFVPTLTFSRSGDVFYEVLRHQGFDCSLKRGRAICRPCPPGSYGNASGQCTPCPAGGFYQDDIGTNSCLHCHNGSFVKTGNGSSATQCILCPEGTKQSTFAGYRACLCKENYTRLHRFEKCSVCLEEGLNCSQDYKALLPGYYWNWTFPNASLMKYSKFVLNLQTKNVHYDQSTVEYEQLIPRVFACSRPENCVNYNSHEVDGIAGSCAVGYRGWLCSKCVKGYYSVLGFCLPCPNIVWVCFKISMTVCIFIIFLVFVMMNSKKQNRSEEGRTIADIVSSRVKIVLGFYQVVGKLFEAFHSVSWAGVLHYVGEWISLLEFNILRLIVKQHCLHEKLSLDPKLEFTIALLFPIVVILIAFACQHILRVYFKYRKRYNAHDLKLRLAKTRSALSTYVLLILFVTYPSTCDVIFSLFPGACDTFSIYEENDISITLLRADYDIVCSDLLYYQIFALLATLLYVISFPLLLLLFLSKYIKRQRDYDHISEPDTDLLNSVDSLMSEPIALNSSENNEETRAISVWLNFLCENFKPGFWFWEILELVRKVTQTMLPTLLGWDDPLTKFITIGVSVLFLTLHVKFSPMKSPFEQRLQLFSLAVIFVNVLFAAVPISSDYGNYISIGIITLDAAIVVIVTGEAILPAYRYIKRRCQRNYIDYLSM
- the LOC139982903 gene encoding uncharacterized protein isoform X3, whose product is MIQRLYSLLHRYFSRNKISHIPSDLTENKTNLENLFFEDNYITNLDSGIFDGNPSLIKLHLRNNRLKEIAEGLLLNTTQIESLELSQNFITEIPKDLFANTPHLKHVDFQGNKLSEIPDGLFSNTPALKTLTISSNLIRQLPHRLFQGLQALKSLDLQDNELTNLQCDIFIELSNVETIILSKNRIRTLCPTIFSSFKKVKEIRLDGNDIIALPENLLSKTHALEIIKLSRNGLRTLPESLLANVPNLKYVEIAHNAIRVVPEDLFERTKNLLSIIISANLIERLPRDLFAAATNVYTLLDVSYNLLREIPTGLFSKNLKIENIDLSGNRLETLPVTLLSNNNELKRLHLSDNLLTEIPPGFFKSTPKIYYLVLSNNKLHHVHQRFFNGLEIISYLSLSGNNIRQLPANLFSNITISYCIDLANNSLTEIPFGLFNYTKHDAQFLLLQRNNLTRVRNGLLDGFSRLGHIFLNNNEISEVEENAFADMPIENIYLFNNKITKFKNSSFTKTTLQSTLHLYKNRLEYISANALEDMPHNMKLLLSCGYLKSLPMSSRNITSECVTNSFVPTLTFSRSGDVFYEVLRHQGFDCSLKRGRAICRPCPPGSYGNASGQCTPCPAGGFYQDDIGTNSCLHCHNGSFVKTGNGSSATQCILCPEGTKQSTFAGYRACLCKENYTRLHRFEKCSVCLEEGLNCSQDYKALLPGYYWNWTFPNASLMKYSKFVLNLQTKNVHYDQSTVEYEQLIPRVFACSRPENCVNYNSHEVDGIAGSCAVGYRGWLCSKCVKGYYSVLGFCLPCPNIVWVCFKISMTVCIFIIFLVFVMMNSKKQNRSEEGRTIADIVSSRVKIVLGFYQVVGKLFEAFHSVSWAGVLHYVGEWISLLEFNILRLIVKQHCLHEKLSLDPKLEFTIALLFPIVVILIAFACQHILRVYFKYRKRYNAHDLKLRLAKTRSALSTYVLLILFVTYPSTCDVIFSLFPGACDTFSIYEENDISITLLRADYDIVCSDLLYYQIFALLATLLYVISFPLLLLLFLSKYIKRQRDYDHISEPDTDLLNSVDSLMSEPIALNSSENNEETRAISVWLNFLCENFKPGFWFWEILELVRKVTQTMLPTLLGWDDPLTKFITIGVSVLFLTLHVKFSPMKSPFEQRLQLFSLAVIFVNVLFAAVPISSDYGNYISIGIITLDAAIVVIVTGEAILPAYRYIKRRCQRNYIDYLSM
- the LOC139982903 gene encoding uncharacterized protein isoform X2, which translates into the protein MIQRLYSLLHRYFSRNKISHIPSDLTENKTNLENLFFEDNYITNLDSGIFDGNPSLIKLHLRNNRLKEIAEGLLLNTTQIESLELSQNFITEIPKDLFANTPHLKHVDFQGNKLSEIPDGLFSNTPALKTLTISSNLIRQLPHRLFQGLQALKSLDLQDNELTNLQCDIFIELSNVETIILSKNRIRTLCPTIFSSFKKVKEIRLDGNDIIALPENLLSKTHALEIIKLSRNGLRTLPESLLANVPNLKYVEIAHNAIRVVPEDLFERTKNLLSIIISANLIERLPRDLFAAATNVYTLLKLSHNQLRSLHEDTFSRNHKVKSIDVSYNLLREIPTGLFSKNLKIENIDLSGNRLETLPVTLLSNNNELKRLHLSDNLLTEIPPGFFKSTPKIYYLVLSNNKLHHVHQRFFNGLEIISYLSLSGNNIRQLPANLFSNITISYCIDLANNSLTEIPFGLFNYTKHDAQFLLLQRNNLTRVRNGLLDGFSRLGHIYLFNNKITKFKNSSFTKTTLQSTLHLYKNRLEYISANALEDMPHNMKLLLSCGYLKSLPMSSRNITSECVTNSFVPTLTFSRSGDVFYEVLRHQGFDCSLKRGRAICRPCPPGSYGNASGQCTPCPAGGFYQDDIGTNSCLHCHNGSFVKTGNGSSATQCILCPEGTKQSTFAGYRACLCKENYTRLHRFEKCSVCLEEGLNCSQDYKALLPGYYWNWTFPNASLMKYSKFVLNLQTKNVHYDQSTVEYEQLIPRVFACSRPENCVNYNSHEVDGIAGSCAVGYRGWLCSKCVKGYYSVLGFCLPCPNIVWVCFKISMTVCIFIIFLVFVMMNSKKQNRSEEGRTIADIVSSRVKIVLGFYQVVGKLFEAFHSVSWAGVLHYVGEWISLLEFNILRLIVKQHCLHEKLSLDPKLEFTIALLFPIVVILIAFACQHILRVYFKYRKRYNAHDLKLRLAKTRSALSTYVLLILFVTYPSTCDVIFSLFPGACDTFSIYEENDISITLLRADYDIVCSDLLYYQIFALLATLLYVISFPLLLLLFLSKYIKRQRDYDHISEPDTDLLNSVDSLMSEPIALNSSENNEETRAISVWLNFLCENFKPGFWFWEILELVRKVTQTMLPTLLGWDDPLTKFITIGVSVLFLTLHVKFSPMKSPFEQRLQLFSLAVIFVNVLFAAVPISSDYGNYISIGIITLDAAIVVIVTGEAILPAYRYIKRRCQRNYIDYLSM